In Notamacropus eugenii isolate mMacEug1 chromosome 1, mMacEug1.pri_v2, whole genome shotgun sequence, one genomic interval encodes:
- the LOC140526305 gene encoding secretoglobin family 3A member 2-like, with protein sequence MKLGHVLLFVTLVTCSYSATAFFINSGPLPISNLLPLDMSLSIIDPLKMVLKTLGISVEHLVEGLKKCVDELGPEASEAVKKLLEALSHLV encoded by the exons ATGAAGCTGGGGCATGTCCTTCTGTTTGTAACTTTGGTCACCTGCAGTTACTCTG CTACTGCATTTTTCATCAACAGTGGGCCTCTTCCCATCAGCAATTTACTGCCCCTAGATATGAGTCTCTCCATTATTGACCCACTGAAAATGGTCTTGAAAACACTGGGCATCTCTGTGGAGCACTTGGTTGAAGGACTGAAGAAATGTGTGGATGAGCTGGGACCTGAAGCTTCTGAAGCTGTGAAAAAACTGCTG GAGGCTCTGTCCCACCTGGTATGA